A portion of the Candidatus Woesearchaeota archaeon genome contains these proteins:
- a CDS encoding ATP-binding protein, protein MRIPNEDIIIGRTPERVKKIGRKGTILLGKSYYETPDALVPASNVYLDVADAHVFLITGKRGSGKSYTLGVIAEGFRLLEEEIRKNLSMILVDTMGIYWTMGHANLKEKDLLEPYGLEPIAVPLRIFTPEKYYHIYREKGIRTDEPFSLTFHEITSEDWIKAFQIGTYSPEGILISKIIDELQTRENVEYTFEDVLHAIRSDKESTLETRNAVISMFKTARGWGCFSNKGTPIESLARGGEISVLDVSCYVTMPGGSAVKSLVIGIVSKHLFEQRMEYRKEEELEEIKETEAYFKTPTPKKEPKLPLVWLVIDEAHEFLPRLREDESAATAPLVSILREGRQPGISLVLATQQPGKIHEDVMTQSDLVLSHRITAQLDVKALGLLAQSYMEAGIERAMNRLPRVKGAAVLFDDSNERIYQMRVRPRLSWHGGGNPSAVKED, encoded by the coding sequence ATGCGCATTCCAAACGAAGATATCATCATAGGAAGAACTCCTGAAAGAGTTAAAAAAATCGGTCGCAAAGGAACGATACTCTTAGGAAAATCATACTACGAAACACCTGATGCACTCGTACCTGCAAGCAATGTTTACCTTGATGTTGCAGACGCCCACGTCTTTCTCATAACAGGAAAACGCGGTTCTGGGAAATCATATACTCTGGGCGTTATTGCAGAAGGATTTCGGCTTCTTGAAGAAGAGATACGTAAAAATCTTTCCATGATACTCGTCGATACAATGGGTATTTATTGGACAATGGGTCATGCAAATCTTAAAGAAAAGGACCTTCTTGAACCATATGGTCTTGAACCCATCGCAGTTCCTCTTCGCATATTCACACCTGAAAAATATTATCACATTTATCGTGAAAAAGGCATTCGCACCGATGAGCCGTTCTCACTTACTTTTCACGAAATAACAAGCGAGGATTGGATAAAAGCATTTCAAATAGGCACGTACTCACCAGAAGGAATTCTCATCTCAAAAATCATCGATGAGTTACAAACAAGGGAAAACGTAGAGTACACGTTTGAAGATGTTCTACATGCTATTCGCTCAGATAAGGAATCGACTCTTGAGACACGAAACGCAGTTATTTCTATGTTCAAAACTGCAAGAGGCTGGGGTTGTTTTTCAAATAAGGGAACGCCCATAGAGTCTCTTGCACGCGGTGGAGAGATCAGCGTTCTTGATGTTTCCTGTTACGTTACTATGCCTGGTGGTTCTGCTGTGAAGTCGCTTGTCATCGGTATTGTTTCAAAACATCTTTTTGAACAACGAATGGAGTATCGCAAAGAGGAAGAGCTTGAAGAAATAAAGGAAACAGAAGCGTATTTTAAAACGCCCACTCCTAAAAAGGAACCAAAACTTCCTCTGGTCTGGTTAGTTATTGATGAAGCACATGAATTCTTGCCTCGACTCAGAGAAGATGAAAGTGCCGCTACTGCACCTCTTGTCAGCATCCTACGTGAAGGCAGACAACCAGGAATCTCTCTTGTGTTAGCAACACAACAACCAGGAAAAATTCATGAAGACGTCATGACTCAATCAGATCTTGTACTCTCTCATCGTATCACCGCACAACTAGATGTTAAAGCGTTAGGTCTTCTTGCACAAAGCTACATGGAAGCAGGCATTGAGCGCGCAATGAATAGGTTACCACGCGTCAAAGGGGCAGCAGTGCTTTTTGATGATAGCAATGAGCGCATCTACCAAATGCGTGTGCGACCGCGACTCTCTTGGCATGGCGGCGGAAATCCTAGTGCTGTAAAAGAGGATTAA